The Primulina huaijiensis isolate GDHJ02 unplaced genomic scaffold, ASM1229523v2 scaffold38229, whole genome shotgun sequence DNA segment ttaaaatatcCAATCTAAATAACCAAATCAATGTGAATAATATACCAATTTATGTATAGCCAAAGATTTAGTGATTTTCTAGCACGAGTTAATCGAAAGATAGATTGTATATAATCTATGACAATTAGTGTACACATTGCTTCAGATTTGTAGAGTATGTATATCTTGCAATTAGTCAGTAAAACAAGTTAATGTTgatcattgtttttttttttttttttttttttttttgtttttttttttttttttttttttacttctctTGGGATTgtgcattttttaaattttttttaaaaaaaaaaaacaattgaagTTTCGTTTGATGAAAAAGAGTGAAGAAGCTAGCTCTTGGCTGGACTTtatgttcaaattatttttgtcGCTACGAATCGCATCCTACGATAATATCAATAGATAACGTTAAAAGGCGAGTGATTTTTTGCCATGATGGTGTATCCCCCGCCGTGCTCGGCCAGATGGACTTGCGTCCTTGTTCTATTAAACTTCTTATCATGTATTTGTAACAAACCACCTTCGTGAACAAACAAACATTCGGGGAGTTTGAAATGGCTACTCCGGATGGACATGGTGTAGTTAGAAGATTTTGCATAAGAGTTTTGTCTTTgtagaatattgagtttttaaaattatagatttgatatttaatatttaaaataatttgtttcttaATGAAAGTCTAGTTTGTTTATCTTGTAGAAATTTATTCGAGGAATCATCAACATATGTTTATACACAGAAGAATAGTTGTTGTACACTAGAGAAAAATGAGACGAGCATAGAACAAAGTGTTGTCTCACTTTGGAGAATTTTCTGAAGAACTCGTAAAGACGAAAACATCGTTGTTTCACTGTGTTGTCGtgatatgtttgagacatttgaATTCAATACTCGTACAAAGTGTTGATTGAAAAATTGTTTTGTTGCTCCGAATTTCGGCTACACAGATTTGCATTCTTgcattttggttatttttgttattgataTCATAAGATGCAATTTACTTCCTTGACTTGTTATGGAAAATGGTTTTTTCGTTCCTTCACTAATATTGATTTTGTAAACTCGATTTCTTTtctagttattattattttttcatgaggCATCGCACAAATGTATTCACTTTTACATAATTATCTAtgtgttattttttaattaaattatttatttgtgtgttaTATTATTTTACTGCATGTTATCATTACGTGTTACTACATCCGAGACAACATTTTTATCTGATACACACAATTTACCGTTATGTTAATCAAAATACTTTATAAGGCGaggaaaatttgtaaaataatctCGATAAACTAATTTcttaagaaaatatattatttctcaagtgtatttgaaatacaaagtATTTTGTTATCTAATTCTAACCAATAATTACTTTTAAAATACACTTAggaaagttatttttttttaaaaaatgattgacCAAATCTACTTTCCTAAATATCTCTTGAAATACATTCGATGAGgttgttttcttaaaaaaattagatggCTAAGGTTAAAAAAATGCTTCGTGCGCCGAAGCCTTTGATTTCTGTCAAAGATTAAACATCAGCACAGACAAAAGTGTGAAAATATTGAAGTTCATCCACTGTACTCTGAATTATGGGAATCAAACAAAGTTTTGAATATGACTGCTCACTTTAAAAGAAAGGAGAGAAAATGAAAGAAAGTTGGAGAAGAAGCACACGAACCCACTATCAGTCTTAGTCGTAGTATCCAAGCTAAAAAGATAAACAAGCATAAAATTAAGGCCATATTAGATTATCACTAATTCAACGGACTAGTTTTTTCTCACGTATTTGGTCACAAATAATACTTCGGATTTGGGTTTATATATAGTTTAGAATCTTGCATTTATCGGTGTCAACACCGTTAGATTCTCAACTCTTTTCTGAATTGTAAGATGAAAGCGGAAGCAACAGATGATTTACCTAAGAGTATCAAACTTGTAAAAGAATACTTCTTGAGCTATTTCGATATGGCTCAAATTAAACCCGGAAGAAATTCATGCTTCCAGTCAGGTGTTCTATAGTGTATGAGTCATGATGGTCGTCAAAATGAGTATGTTGCACTAATTTTAACGAAGAACAAAAAATGTCGGATGCACGCGGACGGCGCCATAAATATGCTCACCCTCAGGTGCCGTGAAAATGTAGAAGAGTTCTTGGAGTTTGGGAAATTTTCTCAATGAATCCAAAAGATAAGGCATCTTGTGTAAAGTGAGGCTAACTAGACATGAGAGGAGGACATCAATTACCGAAACAAGATTCCCCAAGGCAACTATAAATAGCAGCTTCTTGAAGGGCTTCAAGACATAGCAAATAATTCATATTCCAATCAAAACTCCTCTATTTCATCTCCAGTTCCCAGTTCATCTTCAACCAACCATGTCGGACATGTGCGGAAACTGCGACTGTGCTGACAAGACTCAATGCGTGTAAGTACTCGTACATGGTACTATGTTTCCTTATTTGAATCCTGGTGTAAGTGTGTATGTATGATATACGAAAATCGCAGGAAGAAGGGATACACTGCTGACATCATTGTCACCGAGAACATCAGGTACTCCCTTGCTCCGACAGTGCCAACAATAGCTTAATGCTTAGTGAGATTTTAATGCTTAGCATGTGTTGTTTTTCAATCATGAAATACCACAGACGGTCTCATATAAACGTTGCATAGTTTGTCATATATATATCGTGACTGACCATACAATTAGTCAAATTCTTGAATAATTTACTCTTGTATGATTTCCGGCAGTGAGATGAGCCTGGTGATGGATACTCCGGTAGCCGAACACGATGGGAAGTGCAAGTGCGGTGCCAGCTGCGCTTGCACCAACTGCACCTGTGGCAACTGAGATCTTCCAAGAAAAGGGACACCTctatattatatcatatttgAAAATGTAATCCAATAAATTTGCTGCATACAATCATATATGGTTTGGTCCC contains these protein-coding regions:
- the LOC140968857 gene encoding metallothionein-like protein type 3, with protein sequence MSDMCGNCDCADKTQCVKKGYTADIIVTENISEMSLVMDTPVAEHDGKCKCGASCACTNCTCGN